A region of Rhizobium grahamii DNA encodes the following proteins:
- a CDS encoding DUF1153 domain-containing protein, which yields MTEMIRPRVKYVIGPDGSPLTIADLPPPNTRRWVIRRKAEVVAAVRGGLLSLEEACERYTLTVEEFLSWQSSINSHGLAGLRTTRIQQYRH from the coding sequence ATGACCGAAATGATACGTCCCCGAGTGAAATATGTCATCGGCCCCGATGGCAGCCCGCTGACGATTGCGGATCTTCCACCGCCGAATACCCGGCGCTGGGTAATCCGTCGCAAGGCAGAGGTTGTCGCGGCTGTTCGCGGTGGCTTGTTGAGCTTGGAAGAAGCCTGCGAACGTTACACCCTGACCGTCGAGGAGTTTCTCTCCTGGCAGTCGTCGATCAACAGCCATGGCCTGGCCGGGCTGCGCACCACACGTATCCAGCAGTATCGTCACTAG
- a CDS encoding DUF6867 family protein, protein MQGLFFEGDTGVRSVIRLVVVLIGFWTAWRAGRAAAEGWSEYPLVVAYTLLLGVAMQFLHHALFDGPFLSAFYYVIDVVLLLIFSTAGYRYRRTNQMVNNYYWLYEKTSPFSWKAKH, encoded by the coding sequence ATGCAGGGACTTTTCTTTGAAGGCGATACCGGCGTTCGTAGCGTCATCCGCCTCGTCGTCGTGCTGATCGGCTTTTGGACTGCATGGCGTGCCGGTCGCGCCGCGGCCGAAGGCTGGAGCGAATACCCGCTGGTGGTTGCCTATACGCTTCTGCTGGGAGTCGCGATGCAGTTTCTGCATCACGCGCTCTTCGATGGGCCGTTTCTCAGCGCCTTCTACTACGTCATCGACGTAGTGCTTCTTTTGATCTTCTCGACGGCCGGCTACCGCTATCGCCGCACCAACCAGATGGTCAATAACTACTACTGGCTATACGAAAAGACATCCCCCTTCTCCTGGAAGGCAAAACATTGA
- the cysQ gene encoding 3'(2'),5'-bisphosphate nucleotidase CysQ, which yields MLQTFERAALEAGQAILEIYARGCASAKKADDSPVTIADEEAERIILRHLHEDFPDIPVIAEESVAAGIVPAIGHAFFLVDPLDGTREFIDRRGEFTVNIAYIVDGAPVAGIVYAPALSLAFSGEGNRAEKMFIDASFRVERRAFINVRTQPSDRSALASRSHNSPQTERFLAENAISRCTNIGSSLKFCLLAEGGADVYPRFTRTMEWDTAAGDAVLRAAGGTTVTLDGAPLTYGKVGQTEDSDFANPNFISWGGRPPVLSGA from the coding sequence ATGCTCCAAACCTTCGAACGCGCTGCTCTTGAGGCAGGGCAAGCCATCCTGGAAATCTATGCGCGCGGCTGCGCCAGCGCAAAGAAGGCCGACGACAGCCCGGTCACGATCGCCGACGAGGAAGCGGAGCGCATCATTCTTCGCCACCTGCACGAAGATTTTCCGGACATACCCGTCATCGCCGAGGAATCGGTTGCCGCGGGGATCGTCCCCGCGATTGGCCATGCCTTCTTCCTTGTCGACCCTCTCGACGGTACACGTGAGTTCATCGACCGGCGTGGCGAGTTCACCGTCAACATCGCTTATATCGTCGATGGCGCACCGGTTGCGGGCATTGTCTACGCGCCGGCCTTGAGCCTTGCCTTCTCCGGCGAAGGCAATCGCGCCGAGAAGATGTTCATCGATGCATCCTTTCGCGTCGAGCGGCGTGCATTCATCAATGTTCGGACACAGCCGTCGGATCGGTCCGCGCTGGCCAGCCGTTCGCATAACAGCCCCCAGACCGAACGTTTTCTCGCCGAGAATGCCATTTCACGCTGCACCAACATCGGCTCGTCGCTGAAATTCTGTCTGCTGGCAGAAGGCGGCGCGGACGTTTACCCGCGCTTCACACGCACGATGGAGTGGGACACGGCCGCCGGCGATGCAGTCCTGCGCGCGGCTGGCGGAACCACGGTAACGCTCGACGGCGCACCGCTCACCTACGGCAAGGTCGGTCAAACCGAGGATAGCGATTTCGCCAACCCCAACTTCATATCCTGGGGCGGGCGTCCGCCGGTGCTGTCAGGCGCATGA
- a CDS encoding helix-turn-helix transcriptional regulator yields MGKQVRAVSDSADDAVLRPDMPARTMPSAPDERMEAMAKSGGFQYYLLAAFPRGDRASFSANCLSSNWPEELLSFYDGADLFYYCKLVNRIRRSIVPVFCDQAPFEATAANQENSALTALFRERGLKSTFAFSLHDAELRQYIFAFSGERPKIGREEAMAMVFQSIEFLELFAKDHPTEQPPESLSSREIECLRWSAAGKSSDEIAIILNLSSHTVVGYLKSAMRKLDSVNRMQAIARAFRYRLL; encoded by the coding sequence ATGGGAAAGCAAGTGCGCGCCGTCTCCGACAGCGCCGACGATGCCGTTTTACGCCCCGATATGCCGGCGCGGACCATGCCAAGTGCGCCGGACGAGCGCATGGAAGCAATGGCGAAGTCGGGCGGCTTTCAATATTACTTGCTTGCTGCCTTTCCCCGTGGCGACCGCGCCAGCTTCTCAGCCAACTGTCTTTCAAGCAACTGGCCGGAGGAGCTTCTGTCCTTCTATGACGGGGCCGATCTTTTCTATTATTGTAAGCTTGTGAATAGGATACGGCGATCGATCGTTCCCGTTTTCTGCGATCAGGCGCCGTTCGAAGCAACCGCGGCCAACCAGGAAAACTCGGCGCTTACGGCGCTTTTTCGCGAGCGCGGACTGAAGAGCACATTCGCATTTTCGCTGCATGACGCCGAGCTGCGGCAGTATATTTTCGCCTTTTCAGGCGAGCGGCCGAAGATCGGACGCGAAGAGGCCATGGCGATGGTCTTCCAGAGCATCGAGTTTCTGGAGTTGTTCGCAAAGGATCATCCGACCGAACAGCCTCCCGAAAGTCTCAGCAGCCGTGAAATCGAGTGTCTCCGGTGGTCAGCCGCCGGCAAGAGCAGCGACGAGATCGCGATTATCCTCAACCTCTCGTCGCACACCGTTGTCGGCTATCTGAAGAGCGCGATGCGCAAGCTCGACTCGGTCAATCGCATGCAGGCGATTGCCCGAGCATTCCGCTACCGTCTGCTCTGA
- the livM gene encoding high-affinity branched-chain amino acid ABC transporter permease LivM, with product MANVGNSAGKPAPGLVQTGIKEAIFAGLISFGMFVLYVGLGTQQNISNELIVVQRWGLLAIFVAIAAVGRFAVVVFLRPHLDARKLAKARSGELDISEKKGFFHAHFLKIALVALLLYPMVIVALVGAQGSLKWVDNFGIQILIYVMLAWGLNIVVGLAGLLDLGYVAFYAVGAYSYALLSSYFGLSFWVLLPLSGILAGLWGIILGFPVLRLRGDYLAIVTLAFGEIIRLVIINWTDLTKGTFGISSIPKATLFGIPFDASPHGFAKLFHLPISSAYYKIFLFYLILALCLLTAYVTIRLRRMPIGRAWEALREDEIACRSLGINTVTTKLTAFATGAMFGGFAGSFFAARQGFVSPESFVFLESAVILAIVVLGGMGSLTGIAIAAIVMIGGTEMLREMEFLKLIFGPDFTPELYRMLLFGLAMVVVMLIKPRGFVGSREPTAFLKERKSVSGSFTKEGHG from the coding sequence ATGGCAAATGTTGGAAACTCCGCTGGCAAGCCCGCACCCGGACTTGTCCAGACGGGTATTAAAGAAGCTATATTCGCAGGCCTGATCTCGTTCGGCATGTTCGTTCTCTATGTCGGCCTCGGCACGCAGCAGAACATCAGCAACGAACTGATCGTCGTTCAGCGCTGGGGCCTTCTGGCGATCTTCGTCGCCATCGCCGCAGTCGGCCGGTTTGCCGTCGTCGTCTTCCTGCGCCCGCATCTCGATGCCCGCAAGCTCGCCAAGGCGCGCAGCGGCGAACTCGATATCTCCGAGAAGAAGGGCTTCTTCCACGCGCACTTCCTGAAGATCGCGCTGGTGGCGCTGCTGCTCTATCCGATGGTCATCGTCGCGCTTGTGGGCGCACAGGGTTCGCTGAAGTGGGTCGATAACTTCGGCATCCAGATCCTGATCTACGTGATGCTGGCCTGGGGTCTGAACATCGTCGTTGGTCTCGCCGGTCTGCTCGACCTCGGTTACGTCGCCTTCTATGCGGTCGGCGCCTATTCCTACGCGCTGTTGTCAAGCTATTTCGGCCTGTCCTTCTGGGTTCTGTTGCCGTTGTCGGGCATTCTCGCCGGTCTCTGGGGCATCATTCTCGGCTTCCCGGTCCTGCGTCTGCGCGGTGACTACCTGGCGATCGTGACGCTGGCATTCGGCGAAATCATCCGCCTCGTGATCATCAACTGGACCGATCTGACAAAGGGCACGTTCGGCATCTCGAGCATCCCGAAGGCAACGCTTTTCGGCATTCCCTTCGATGCCAGCCCGCACGGCTTCGCCAAGCTGTTCCACCTGCCGATCTCGTCGGCCTACTACAAGATCTTCCTGTTCTATCTGATCCTGGCGCTCTGCCTGCTGACGGCTTACGTGACGATCCGCCTGCGCCGCATGCCGATCGGCCGTGCGTGGGAAGCGCTTCGCGAAGACGAGATCGCCTGTCGTTCGCTCGGCATCAACACGGTGACGACCAAGCTCACGGCATTCGCCACGGGTGCAATGTTCGGTGGCTTCGCCGGCTCCTTCTTCGCCGCTCGCCAGGGCTTCGTATCGCCTGAATCCTTCGTGTTCCTGGAATCGGCCGTCATCCTCGCCATCGTCGTTCTTGGCGGCATGGGCTCGTTGACCGGCATCGCGATTGCAGCGATCGTCATGATCGGCGGCACGGAAATGCTGCGCGAGATGGAGTTCCTGAAGCTCATCTTCGGGCCCGACTTCACGCCGGAACTCTACCGCATGCTGCTCTTCGGTCTGGCGATGGTCGTCGTCATGCTCATTAAGCCACGCGGCTTCGTGGGATCGCGTGAGCCGACGGCCTTCCTCAAGGAGCGGAAATCCGTTTCCGGCAGCTTCACCAAGGAGGGCCACGGCTGA
- a CDS encoding acyltransferase family protein gives MKDRLYYVDRLRISAFAILILYHSSAAFFTDMGWLIHSDRTSPALSLIMEFPRAWRLALLFFVSGMGAAFSFRSDSSLAFLRKRTIRLLVPLLFAMAVLVVPQVWYERMYEDGYDGSLLTFWLTRYFTEGRYPTGNFTWAHMWFVAYLLVMSVICYPIFLYLSRPGNRIMAWFEHIAKSGAIYLFFLLPLLLNLALSPIYPKETNALYNDGAWFAVWASWFGLGFLIARNHRSLIEPIIAKRFVSTTIAVAVTIFLYAFAWLAPAEQAIGSYANETPLFKAAIFLLAWSMILTLIGFAARHFNQPDVRLVTVNRLVFPLYIIHQTVIVGALYYVLPLGLPAMPSFVIVAAATFVLSVLFAVAVDLIPGPARLLFGLEAKPRKPSGERRTVGAER, from the coding sequence ATGAAGGACAGGCTTTACTATGTAGATCGGCTGCGGATTTCCGCCTTCGCGATCCTGATCCTCTATCATTCCTCGGCCGCCTTCTTCACCGACATGGGCTGGCTGATCCATAGCGATCGCACCAGCCCTGCCCTGTCGCTCATCATGGAGTTCCCGCGCGCCTGGCGGCTGGCCCTGCTCTTCTTCGTGTCAGGCATGGGCGCGGCCTTCTCATTCCGCTCGGATTCCAGCCTCGCCTTCCTGCGCAAGCGCACCATCCGGCTCCTCGTGCCCCTGCTCTTCGCCATGGCCGTGCTCGTCGTCCCACAGGTCTGGTACGAGCGCATGTACGAGGATGGCTATGACGGCTCGCTGCTGACCTTCTGGCTAACCCGCTATTTCACCGAGGGTCGCTATCCCACCGGCAATTTCACCTGGGCGCACATGTGGTTCGTCGCCTACCTGCTCGTCATGTCGGTAATCTGCTACCCGATCTTTCTCTATCTGAGCCGGCCCGGAAACAGGATCATGGCCTGGTTCGAGCACATCGCGAAATCAGGCGCCATCTACCTGTTCTTCCTGCTGCCGCTGCTGCTGAACCTCGCGCTTTCGCCGATCTACCCCAAGGAAACCAATGCACTCTACAATGACGGCGCCTGGTTCGCGGTCTGGGCAAGCTGGTTCGGCCTCGGCTTTCTGATCGCCCGCAATCATCGCAGCCTGATCGAGCCGATCATCGCGAAGCGTTTTGTCAGCACCACGATCGCGGTGGCAGTGACGATTTTTCTCTACGCCTTCGCCTGGCTTGCTCCGGCCGAACAGGCAATTGGCAGCTACGCCAATGAAACCCCGCTCTTCAAGGCCGCGATCTTCCTGCTCGCCTGGTCGATGATCCTGACCCTGATCGGTTTCGCCGCCCGTCACTTCAATCAGCCGGACGTGCGGCTGGTCACCGTCAACAGGCTCGTTTTCCCTCTCTACATCATCCATCAGACGGTGATCGTCGGCGCGCTTTACTACGTGCTGCCACTCGGCCTTCCGGCAATGCCGAGCTTCGTCATCGTCGCTGCCGCGACTTTCGTCCTCTCCGTTCTTTTCGCCGTCGCCGTGGATCTCATTCCCGGCCCCGCCCGCCTGCTCTTCGGCCTCGAGGCCAAACCGCGGAAACCATCGGGCGAGCGCAGAACCGTCGGCGCGGAGCGATAG
- a CDS encoding 2-hydroxyacid dehydrogenase, whose product MSRPTILLTRRWPAAVEAVLAERFDATFNVDDQPMTPEAIAQALQRYDGVLPTVSDKLPATVFAGGDIRTKILGNFGVGYNHIDVAAAKSQGIVVTNTPGVLTDCTADIAMLLLLSVARRAGEGERQIRAGEWQGWCPTHMIGTKVTGKTVGIIGFGRIGKAFARRCHFGFGMDVVFYNRSPVDPAEASRYGARQLPTVEDVLGASDFVSLHCPGGAENRHLMNAERLAAMKPGAFLINTARGDVVDEAALAAALKNGVIRGAGLDVYEAEPHVPETLRTLENVVLLPHLGSATEETRTAMGMKVVDNITAFFDGKEPPDRVA is encoded by the coding sequence ATGTCTCGTCCGACGATTCTTCTTACCCGGCGCTGGCCGGCTGCCGTCGAGGCGGTGCTCGCCGAACGTTTCGATGCAACGTTCAATGTCGATGATCAGCCCATGACGCCGGAGGCGATCGCCCAGGCACTGCAACGTTACGACGGCGTTTTGCCGACCGTTTCCGACAAGCTGCCGGCCACGGTCTTTGCGGGTGGCGACATCAGGACGAAGATCCTCGGCAACTTCGGTGTCGGCTACAATCATATCGACGTTGCGGCTGCAAAGAGCCAGGGCATCGTCGTTACCAACACGCCTGGCGTTCTGACCGACTGCACCGCCGATATCGCGATGCTGCTGCTTCTGTCGGTTGCGCGTCGCGCCGGGGAGGGCGAGCGACAGATACGGGCCGGCGAATGGCAAGGCTGGTGCCCGACCCACATGATCGGCACGAAGGTAACGGGAAAGACCGTCGGTATCATCGGCTTCGGCCGGATCGGCAAGGCCTTCGCGCGGCGTTGCCATTTCGGTTTCGGCATGGATGTCGTTTTCTATAACCGGTCGCCCGTGGATCCCGCCGAGGCCAGCCGATACGGCGCCCGTCAGCTTCCGACCGTCGAGGACGTGCTTGGCGCTTCCGATTTCGTGTCGCTGCATTGCCCGGGTGGTGCCGAGAATAGGCATCTGATGAACGCCGAGCGCCTTGCCGCCATGAAGCCGGGCGCATTCCTCATCAACACCGCCCGTGGCGACGTGGTCGACGAGGCTGCATTGGCTGCCGCGTTGAAGAATGGGGTCATCCGGGGCGCCGGGTTGGATGTCTATGAGGCCGAGCCGCATGTGCCGGAGACGCTGCGCACGTTGGAGAACGTCGTGCTCCTGCCGCATCTCGGCAGCGCCACGGAAGAAACGCGAACGGCCATGGGCATGAAGGTCGTCGACAACATCACGGCCTTCTTCGACGGCAAGGAACCGCCTGATAGAGTTGCCTGA
- a CDS encoding branched-chain amino acid ABC transporter substrate-binding protein yields MKKSLLSAVALTAMVAFSGNAWADIIVGVAGPLTGPNAAFGAQLQKGAEQAAADLNAAGGINGEQIKVVLGDDVSDPKQGISVANKFAADGVKFVIGHFNSGVSIPASEVYAENGILEITPAATNPQFTERGLWNTFRTCGRDDQQGAIAGKYLADHFKDAKIAVVHDKTPYGQGLADETKKALNAAGVTEALYEGINVGDKDFSALIAKMKEAGVSIIYWGGLHTEAGLIIRQAADQGLKATLVSGDGIVSNELASIAGDAVAGTLNTFGPDPTLNPANKDLVAKFKAAGFNPEAYTLYSYSAMQAIAGAAKAAGSTDAEAVAAAMKAKGPFPTALGDISFDEKGDPKLPGYIMYEWKKGEDGKYSYFPKAD; encoded by the coding sequence ATGAAAAAGTCTCTCCTGTCGGCTGTAGCTCTGACGGCGATGGTCGCCTTCAGCGGCAACGCTTGGGCCGACATTATCGTGGGCGTCGCTGGTCCGCTGACCGGCCCGAACGCCGCTTTCGGTGCGCAGCTCCAGAAGGGCGCTGAGCAGGCCGCTGCCGACCTCAACGCTGCTGGCGGCATCAACGGCGAGCAGATCAAGGTTGTGCTCGGCGACGACGTCTCCGACCCGAAGCAGGGCATCTCGGTCGCGAACAAGTTCGCAGCTGACGGCGTCAAGTTCGTTATCGGTCACTTCAACTCGGGCGTTTCGATCCCGGCTTCCGAAGTTTACGCTGAAAACGGCATCCTCGAAATCACGCCGGCTGCTACCAACCCGCAGTTCACCGAGCGTGGCCTGTGGAACACGTTCCGTACTTGCGGACGTGACGACCAGCAGGGCGCTATCGCCGGCAAGTATCTTGCCGACCACTTCAAGGACGCCAAGATCGCTGTCGTTCACGACAAGACGCCTTACGGTCAGGGTCTCGCTGACGAAACCAAGAAGGCTCTGAACGCTGCTGGCGTTACGGAAGCTCTCTACGAAGGCATCAACGTTGGCGACAAGGACTTCTCGGCCCTCATCGCCAAGATGAAGGAAGCCGGCGTTTCGATCATCTACTGGGGTGGTCTCCACACCGAAGCTGGCCTGATCATCCGTCAGGCTGCCGACCAGGGCCTCAAGGCTACGCTGGTTTCCGGTGACGGTATCGTCTCGAACGAACTGGCATCGATCGCTGGCGACGCAGTTGCCGGTACGCTGAACACCTTCGGCCCCGATCCGACACTGAACCCGGCCAACAAGGACCTCGTTGCGAAGTTCAAGGCTGCCGGCTTCAACCCGGAAGCTTACACGCTGTACTCCTACTCTGCGATGCAGGCGATCGCCGGCGCTGCCAAGGCAGCTGGTTCGACGGACGCAGAAGCCGTTGCAGCCGCAATGAAGGCAAAGGGCCCGTTCCCGACCGCCCTCGGCGATATCTCCTTCGATGAGAAGGGCGACCCGAAGCTTCCTGGCTACATCATGTACGAGTGGAAGAAGGGCGAAGACGGCAAGTACAGCTACTTCCCGAAGGCTGACTAA
- a CDS encoding DUF2793 domain-containing protein produces the protein MSDQTANLALPYILPSQAQKHVTHNEALQRLDAAVQLTVHQQLTAPPATPAEGDCYLVLPGATAAWAGKDGQLAMRQDAAWLYLSPKSGWCALFRETGEMRSFDGAVWQAISLRSDRSVAMIGINAAPDDTNRLAVSSPASLFSHEGYGHQLKLNKAAVGETGTILFQTAWAGRAEMGLAGNDDFSIKVSSDGSNWKTALRISGTGIVETPERPAAAASRTAGTATPTSGSLTGFDALRLLQGSIQLGAAVPSGNGQRLVVPSAGLYILSLNVRTLSSSGYGLAIEANGATVLAALEGQASASPARQSVTALARLEAGDWLALRHTGTALYEFGESKTELAIALL, from the coding sequence ATGTCGGACCAGACAGCCAACCTTGCCCTGCCCTACATACTGCCCTCGCAGGCACAGAAGCACGTGACACATAACGAGGCCCTGCAGCGCCTCGACGCCGCCGTGCAATTGACGGTGCATCAACAACTGACCGCGCCGCCCGCCACCCCTGCGGAGGGGGATTGCTACCTCGTTCTGCCTGGCGCCACCGCAGCTTGGGCTGGAAAAGACGGCCAACTTGCGATGCGCCAGGACGCGGCCTGGCTTTATCTCTCCCCCAAAAGCGGTTGGTGCGCACTATTCCGCGAAACCGGCGAAATGCGCAGCTTCGACGGCGCTGTATGGCAGGCGATTTCGCTCCGAAGCGACCGATCGGTTGCCATGATCGGGATCAACGCCGCGCCCGACGACACGAATCGGCTGGCGGTCTCGTCACCGGCGAGCCTCTTCAGCCATGAAGGATATGGCCATCAGCTGAAACTCAACAAGGCTGCGGTCGGCGAGACCGGCACGATTCTCTTCCAGACGGCCTGGGCCGGGCGGGCCGAAATGGGATTGGCCGGTAATGACGATTTCTCGATCAAGGTCAGCAGTGACGGCAGCAACTGGAAGACGGCGTTGCGAATCTCCGGCACTGGAATTGTCGAGACTCCCGAGCGGCCGGCAGCGGCGGCATCGCGAACTGCAGGCACGGCAACACCCACCTCAGGCAGCCTGACGGGCTTCGACGCCCTTCGCCTTCTTCAGGGGAGCATACAGCTCGGGGCAGCGGTGCCTTCGGGCAACGGACAGCGCCTCGTCGTTCCCTCGGCTGGCCTCTACATTCTTTCGCTGAACGTCCGCACGCTGAGCTCGTCCGGGTATGGCCTCGCCATCGAGGCGAACGGAGCGACGGTGCTCGCCGCGCTCGAGGGTCAGGCATCAGCCTCCCCTGCCCGGCAATCCGTAACGGCTCTTGCGCGGCTCGAGGCAGGTGATTGGCTTGCCCTGCGCCATACCGGCACAGCGCTCTACGAATTCGGAGAATCCAAAACAGAGCTCGCCATTGCGCTGCTCTGA
- a CDS encoding ABC transporter ATP-binding protein: MTGQPLLKVQGVETYYGNIRALAGIDVEVNQGEIVSLIGANGAGKSTLMMTICGSPQARSGSVVFEGRDITRMPTHEIARLRIAQSPEGRRIFPRMSVMENLQMGAGLDNLKYFKEDVEKIFAMFPRLKERQTQRGGTLSGGEQQMLSIGRALMARPKLLLLDEPSLGLAPLIVKGIFEAIKKLNKDEGLTVFLVEQNAFAALKLSDRAYVMVNGKVTMSGSGQELLANPEVRAAYLEGGRH, from the coding sequence ATGACCGGTCAGCCACTTCTCAAGGTCCAGGGTGTCGAAACCTACTACGGCAACATCCGCGCGCTTGCCGGTATCGACGTCGAAGTCAACCAGGGCGAAATCGTCAGCCTGATCGGTGCCAATGGCGCCGGCAAGTCGACACTGATGATGACGATCTGCGGCAGCCCGCAGGCGCGTAGCGGCTCGGTCGTCTTTGAAGGCCGTGACATCACCAGGATGCCGACTCACGAAATCGCCCGCCTGCGCATCGCGCAGTCGCCGGAAGGGCGCCGTATTTTCCCGCGCATGAGCGTGATGGAAAATCTGCAGATGGGCGCCGGCCTCGACAACCTGAAATACTTCAAGGAAGACGTGGAGAAAATCTTTGCGATGTTCCCGCGCCTGAAGGAGCGCCAGACGCAACGCGGCGGCACGCTTTCGGGCGGCGAGCAGCAGATGCTGTCGATCGGCCGCGCGCTGATGGCGCGCCCGAAGCTTTTGCTTCTCGACGAGCCGTCGCTCGGCCTCGCGCCGCTGATCGTCAAGGGCATCTTCGAGGCGATCAAGAAGCTGAACAAGGACGAGGGGCTGACCGTGTTCCTCGTTGAGCAGAACGCATTCGCAGCGCTGAAGCTGTCCGACCGGGCCTATGTCATGGTCAACGGCAAGGTGACGATGTCGGGCTCCGGCCAGGAACTGCTTGCCAATCCCGAGGTTCGCGCCGCCTATCTCGAAGGCGGACGGCATTGA
- a CDS encoding ABC transporter ATP-binding protein, producing the protein MSPQENTMTSDTLLKVEHLSMKFGGLMAINDFSFEAKRGDITALIGPNGAGKTTVFNCITGFYKPTMGMITLQQKSGKEYLLERLPDFRITREAKVARTFQNIRLFSGLTVLENLLVAQHNKLMLASGYTILGLLGIGRYSAEAKNAIEVARYWLEKADLIDRADDPAGDLPYGAQRRLEIARAMCTGPELLCLDEPAAGLNPKESLTLNALLRGIRDEGTSLLLIEHDMSVVMEISDHVVVLEYGQKISDGTPDHVKNDPKVIAAYLGVEDEEVEQVIADVENLEGGTH; encoded by the coding sequence ATGAGCCCTCAGGAAAACACCATGACCAGCGATACCCTGCTCAAGGTCGAGCACCTGTCGATGAAGTTCGGCGGCCTGATGGCGATCAACGACTTCTCGTTCGAAGCCAAGCGCGGCGATATTACCGCGCTGATCGGACCGAACGGCGCCGGCAAGACCACCGTCTTCAACTGCATCACCGGCTTCTACAAGCCGACCATGGGCATGATCACCCTGCAGCAGAAGAGCGGCAAGGAATACCTGCTGGAGCGTCTGCCTGACTTCCGGATCACCCGCGAAGCCAAGGTCGCGCGTACGTTCCAGAACATCCGGCTGTTTTCCGGCCTGACGGTTCTCGAAAACCTTCTGGTCGCGCAGCACAACAAGCTGATGCTGGCATCGGGCTACACCATTCTCGGCCTGCTCGGCATCGGCCGCTACAGCGCGGAAGCCAAGAACGCGATTGAGGTTGCCCGCTACTGGCTGGAGAAGGCTGATCTGATCGATCGCGCCGACGATCCCGCCGGCGACCTGCCATACGGTGCGCAGCGTCGCCTGGAAATCGCGCGCGCCATGTGCACGGGGCCGGAACTCCTCTGCCTGGACGAGCCGGCTGCCGGTCTGAACCCGAAGGAATCGCTGACGCTGAACGCGCTCCTGCGCGGGATCCGTGACGAGGGCACGTCGCTGCTCCTGATCGAACACGACATGTCCGTGGTCATGGAAATTTCCGACCATGTCGTCGTGCTCGAATACGGGCAGAAGATTTCAGACGGCACGCCTGACCATGTGAAGAACGATCCGAAGGTCATCGCGGCCTATCTCGGTGTCGAAGACGAGGAAGTGGAACAAGTGATCGCAGACGTCGAGAACCTCGAAGGAGGTACGCACTGA
- a CDS encoding branched-chain amino acid ABC transporter permease: protein MEYFVQQLVNGLTLGSIYGLVAIGYTMVYGIIGMINFAHGDIFMIGGFAALIVFLVLTSIFAGLPVAVLLLAMLLIAMLMTSLWNWTIERVAYRPLRGSFRLAPLITAIGMSITLSNFIQVTQGPRNKPIPPLVSTVYNISGISISLKQIVIIIITAVLLTVFWYLVNHTALGRAQRATEQDRKMAALLGVNVDQTISVTFIMGAALAAVAGTMYLMYYGVVNFNDGFVPGVKAFTAAVLGGIGSLPGAVLGGLMIGLIESLWSAYFTIAYKDVATFAILAFVLIFKPTGILGRPEVEKV, encoded by the coding sequence ATGGAATATTTTGTCCAGCAGCTCGTCAACGGGCTGACTCTTGGATCCATCTATGGCCTTGTGGCTATCGGCTATACGATGGTTTACGGCATCATCGGCATGATCAACTTCGCCCATGGCGATATTTTCATGATCGGTGGCTTCGCAGCCCTTATCGTTTTCCTCGTTCTCACATCGATTTTCGCCGGTCTGCCGGTCGCGGTTTTGCTTCTCGCAATGCTGCTCATCGCGATGTTGATGACGAGCCTGTGGAACTGGACCATCGAGCGCGTCGCATACCGTCCGCTCCGCGGTTCCTTCCGTCTGGCGCCGCTGATTACGGCGATCGGCATGTCGATTACCCTGTCGAACTTCATTCAGGTCACGCAGGGACCGCGCAACAAGCCGATCCCGCCGCTCGTCAGCACAGTTTACAATATCAGTGGCATCTCGATCTCGTTGAAGCAGATCGTGATCATCATCATCACGGCCGTTCTGCTTACGGTGTTCTGGTACCTCGTCAATCACACCGCGCTCGGCCGCGCCCAGCGCGCAACCGAGCAGGACCGCAAGATGGCGGCTCTTCTCGGGGTTAATGTCGACCAGACGATCTCGGTTACCTTCATCATGGGCGCCGCTCTCGCAGCCGTCGCCGGCACGATGTATCTGATGTATTATGGTGTGGTGAACTTCAACGACGGCTTCGTGCCCGGTGTGAAGGCATTTACCGCAGCCGTTCTCGGTGGGATCGGCTCGCTTCCGGGCGCCGTTCTCGGCGGCCTGATGATCGGCCTGATCGAGTCCCTGTGGTCGGCTTACTTCACCATCGCATACAAGGATGTCGCGACCTTCGCCATCCTCGCTTTCGTGCTGATCTTCAAGCCGACAGGTATCCTGGGCCGGCCGGAAGTCGAGAAGGTTTAA